The genome window ACGCGAAAAAGAAAGTTCCCGGCGTGTTGGTAGTTCACGATTGGATGGGAATCGGCGAGAATTCGAAGATGCGCGCGGATAAACTCGCAGGACTTGGATACGTGGCTCTCGCGGTGGACATCTACGGAAAGGGCGTGAAACCGAAGGGAATGGAAGAAGCGGCTAAATTAGCGAATTCTTATAAACAAGATCGTAAACTCATGCGCGCGAGAATTCTCGCGGCTTTTGAAACTCTGAAAGCTCAGCCGGAAGTCGACGTTCAAAACATCGCGGCCATCGGCTACTGTTTCGGAGGAACGGTCGCTTTGGAACTCGCGAGAAGCGGGGCGCCGGTTTCGGGAACGGTCAGTTTTCACGGAGGACTTGCGACGCCGAATCCGGACGACGCAAAGAATATTAAAGGAAAAATACTGGCTCTACACGGAGCGGACGATCCGTTCGTCAAAAAAGAGGAAGTGGAAGCGTTTCAGGAAGAGATGCGAA of Leptospira sanjuanensis contains these proteins:
- a CDS encoding dienelactone hydrolase family protein translates to MKKAFALLAVIHLFSVSLAAKTTSKNIVYQEGETTLEGYIAYPDLDAKKKVPGVLVVHDWMGIGENSKMRADKLAGLGYVALAVDIYGKGVKPKGMEEAAKLANSYKQDRKLMRARILAAFETLKAQPEVDVQNIAAIGYCFGGTVALELARSGAPVSGTVSFHGGLATPNPDDAKNIKGKILALHGADDPFVKKEEVEAFQEEMRNAKIDWQFVSYGGAVHSFTIKDAGNDNSKGAAYNAKADKRSWNELLTFFAETFRKSRD